The following coding sequences are from one Eucalyptus grandis isolate ANBG69807.140 chromosome 11, ASM1654582v1, whole genome shotgun sequence window:
- the LOC108953864 gene encoding uncharacterized protein LOC108953864, which yields MTSNARPSNRRCTSSCGDIRNINYPFRLKSDPKGCGISNYELTCEDNRTFLYIHDGRYYVQSIDYSVSEIRLVDDGLQKDNSSSLPRHSFVWEIINSGQISSRTIKGGSYYFIDGAALVMVNCSKPVSSLFYIDTSSRIKGSSSSNTTSNWNLYVLVSPKALDVRDFCIISGWTWVSHDFEPYKQINVSSYNYELIHNIMADGFTLSFSRIPKKTSYCYFDFYGYFHLRNYFHSDRFHLYSLYGGQGNS from the exons ATGACTAGCAATGCTAGGCCAAGCAATCGACGGTGCACTTCATCTTGTGGTGATATTCGCAATATAAACTATCCGTTTCGACTGAAGAGTGATCCAAAGGGATGTGGCATTTCAAATTACGAGCTGACTTGTGAAGATAATCGCACTTTTCTATACATCCATGATGGCCGATACTATGTGCAGTCTATCGATTATTCCGTTAGTGAAATTAGATTGGTCGATGACGGGCTACAAAAGGATAACAGCTCATCTCTCCCCCGTCATTCATTTGTGTGGGAGATCATAAACTCCGGTCAGATCTCGTCCCGCACGATTAAAGGCGGGTCATACTACTTCATCGATGGTGCTGCATTGGTCATGGTGAATTGCTCCAAGCCGGTTAGTTCTCTGTTTTACATTGATACCAGTTCGCGTATTAAGGGGTCATCCTCATCCAACACGACATCGAATTGGAACTTGTATGTTTTGGTGAGTCCAAAAGCTTTGGATGTTAGGGATTTTTGCATTATTAGCGGTTGGACGTGGGTATCACATGACTTTGAGCCTTACAAGCAGATTAATGTGAGCTCCTACAACTATGAGCTAATTCATAACATCATGGCCGATGGATTCACTCTCTCCTTTAGTCGTATACCGAAGAAAACTTCCTATTGCTACTTTGATTTCTATGGCTACTTTCACCTCCGTAACTACTTTCATTCCGATAGATTTCATCTTTACAGCTTATACGGAGGTCAG GGAAATTCGTAA
- the LOC120289359 gene encoding rust resistance kinase Lr10-like, giving the protein MKFVIGTPFVVIFLIYKYKRRHLAMDKNIEEFLQAHNNFLPIRYSYSNMKKITGNFKHKLGEGGYGFVYKGTLRSGNEVAIKILKQSKGNDQDFISEVATIGRIHHVNVVQLIGFCFEGSKRALVYDFMSNGSLDKHIFTKEGDKFLDYKKIYEIALGVAKGIDIYIGV; this is encoded by the coding sequence ATGAAGTTCGTAATTGGGACGCCATTTGTTGTGATATTTCTAATCTACAAGTACAAGAGAAGGCACTTAGCAATGGACAAGaacattgaagaatttttgcaagCTCATAACAACTTTTtgcccataaggtactcttactcAAATATGAAGAAGATCACCGGAAATTTTAAGCATAAACTAGGTGAAGGGGGATATGGTTTTGTATACAAAGGAACTCTCAGAAGCGGCAACGAAGTGGCTATCAAGATTTTGAAGCAGTCGAAGGGCAATGACCAAGATTTTATCAGTGAAGTGGCTACTATTGGAAGAATTCACCATGTTAATGTAGTGCAACTCATCGGTTTTTGCTTTGAAGGTTCAAAACGGGCTTTGGTGTATGATTTCATGTCAAATGGATCTTTGGATAAGCACATTTTCACCAAGGAAGGTGATAAGTTTCTTGATTACAAGAAAATATATGAGATCGCTCTTGGGGTGGCGAAGGGGATTGATATTTACATCGGGGTGTGA